TTCGCTGCTGGTGCAAGTGATCAGGCGGCGCGCGACCGGCCCCACCCGCAACGTGGTCAACGGGGCCAACGACACCGCCTCGGCGACGTGTGCACCGGCGAAGAGCGATCCGGCCTCGCTCGGTTTCATGGCCCGTAACGGTAGCCTGACCTGCTATGCCACGCTCATTCGACTTGTCCGCCGACTATGCGGACAGTGTCGAGGAGCTGCATCGTGCCTTCGCCGCGGCGGCCTACTGGCACGCCCGGCTGGCCGACATCCCGGTCGACGAGGCTCGGCTGGAGTCGCTTCGGGTCGGCGGCGACTCCGGGGACGACGGCACCATCGAGGTGGTGACGCTGCAGCACGTGCGCAGCGACAACTTGCCGGCCATGGTCACCCAGTTGCACCGGGGCGATCTGCTGTTCCGGCGCGAAGAACGATGGGGCGCGGTCAGCGACGGCATCGCCACGGCGTCGATCAAGGGCTCGATCGTGGACACCCCGGTGCACGTGGCCGGGACCGCCGAGCTCTGCCCGATCGGCGGCGGCGGCGCCCGCCTGACCTACCGCGCCACGATCCAGGTCCGGATCCCGCTGATCGGCGGCAAGGTGGAGAAGATCATCGGCACCCACCTGGCCGAGCTGGTGAGCCGGGAGCAACGCTTCACCACCGAATGGATCACCCATCACGCGTGATCCGCGCACTTCGATGCGCGTGGCATCTGCCCGCTTCGTGCCCACGCCTAAGCTGGCGGACATGCGAATCGCGTTGGCCCAAATGCTCAGTGGCAGCGATCCGGCCGCGAATCTGCAGCAGGTGCGCGACTACACTTCCCGCGCCGCGGACGCCGGCGCGGCGCTGGTCGTGTTCCCCGAGGCGACGATGTGCCGGTTCGGGGTGCCGCTGAAACCGATCGCCGAGTCCATCGACGGACCCTGGGCGGACGGTGTCCGACGGATCGCCTCCGACGCGGGCATCACGGTGGTCGCCGGCATGTTCACCCCCTCCGGCGACGGCCGCGTCACCAACACCCTGATCGCGGCCGGGCCGGGCACCCCCAACCAGCCGGACACCCATTACGACAAGATCCATCTCTACGACGCGTTCGGCTTCACCGAATCGCGCACGGTCGCGCCCGGCCGGGAACCGGTGGTCATCACGGTCGACGGGGTGGGGGTGGGCCTGACCGTTTGCTACGACATCCGCTTCCCGCAGCTCTACACCGAACTGGCCCGCCGCGGCGCCCAGCTCATAGCCGTCTGCGCATCCTGGGGGTCTGGTCCCGGAAAACTCGACCAGTGGACGTTACTGGCCCGCGCCCGCGCGCTGGACTCGATGAGTTACGTCGCCGCGGCCGGCCAGGCCGATCCCGGTGACACACTGGCCGACTCGGGATCCGCGTCCAGCGCGCCGACCGGGGTGGGCGGCAGCCTGGTGGCCTCTCCCTTCGGCGAAGTGATCGCCGCCGCAGGCGCCGACCCGCAGCTGGTGGTCGCCGACATCGACGTCGACGAGGTCGCCAAGGCCCGAGAGAACATCGCGGTGCTGCGCAACCAAGCGGACTTTGCTCGTGGCGATAGGGCAGAATCGGTTGGGTGACGAACCCGCAAGGACCACCCGGCGAGGGCCCGTCGTCGTGGGCGCGTCCCGGCAATCAGACCCCGTTCGGCCCACCGACTGAACGCCCGACCGAGCGGTTGAGTGCGCCCCGTGCCACGCCACCGCCCGCCCCACCGGCAGCAGCTGCGGGCCAGCGCCCGGGCGGTTTGGACAGCCAGCACGGCGGCTACCCGCCACCCCCCGCGCCGCCCACCCAGAGCCTCGCCGCCCCCAGCGAAGAGCCGGCCCCGGCGACGAAGAAGAAACGGCTGCGCGACCCGCTGGCCATCGTCCTGATCTGCGTCATCGTGGTGTCGCTGCTGATCGCGAGCCTGATCGGCGGGGAGCTGTACGCGCGCCACGTCGCCAACAACAAGGTCGCCCAGGCGGTCGCGTGCGAGGTTCAGGATCAGGCGACGGCGTCGTTCGGCGTCGCGCCGCTGCTGCTGTGGCAGCTCGCGACGAAGCACTTCACCAACATCTCGGTGTCGACGGCGGGCAACCAGATCCGCG
This Mycobacterium simiae DNA region includes the following protein-coding sequences:
- a CDS encoding DUF2505 domain-containing protein, whose amino-acid sequence is MPRSFDLSADYADSVEELHRAFAAAAYWHARLADIPVDEARLESLRVGGDSGDDGTIEVVTLQHVRSDNLPAMVTQLHRGDLLFRREERWGAVSDGIATASIKGSIVDTPVHVAGTAELCPIGGGGARLTYRATIQVRIPLIGGKVEKIIGTHLAELVSREQRFTTEWITHHA
- a CDS encoding carbon-nitrogen hydrolase family protein, with translation MRIALAQMLSGSDPAANLQQVRDYTSRAADAGAALVVFPEATMCRFGVPLKPIAESIDGPWADGVRRIASDAGITVVAGMFTPSGDGRVTNTLIAAGPGTPNQPDTHYDKIHLYDAFGFTESRTVAPGREPVVITVDGVGVGLTVCYDIRFPQLYTELARRGAQLIAVCASWGSGPGKLDQWTLLARARALDSMSYVAAAGQADPGDTLADSGSASSAPTGVGGSLVASPFGEVIAAAGADPQLVVADIDVDEVAKARENIAVLRNQADFARGDRAESVG
- a CDS encoding LmeA family phospholipid-binding protein, whose protein sequence is MTNPQGPPGEGPSSWARPGNQTPFGPPTERPTERLSAPRATPPPAPPAAAAGQRPGGLDSQHGGYPPPPAPPTQSLAAPSEEPAPATKKKRLRDPLAIVLICVIVVSLLIASLIGGELYARHVANNKVAQAVACEVQDQATASFGVAPLLLWQLATKHFTNISVSTAGNQIRDAKAMKIDISIKDVKLDKTANSKGTIGALDATITWTSDGIKQSVQNAIPVLGPFVTNSVTTHPSDGTIELKGMLDNITTKPVVSGNGIQLQIQSFNALGFTMPRESVQSTLDSYTQKLTANYPLGIHADSVQVTDSGVTSHFSTRNATIPAGDNNDSCFANL